The following coding sequences lie in one Novipirellula aureliae genomic window:
- a CDS encoding DNA-3-methyladenine glycosylase I, with protein MNSIELPSIIQGDDATKRCWWCGDDPLYIEYHDTEWGFPVSDDQRLFEKICLEGFQAGLSWITILKKREAFREAFCDFEFDRVAKFKRTDVTRLLGNQAIVRHRGKIESVIRNARIAQELTDEFGSLASFFWRYQTKERVVRKSRSEIVAISPESTAMSNDLKKRGWTFVGPTICFAFMQAMGIVNDHLKDCHLHKKVEQAQKEFRVP; from the coding sequence ATGAATTCCATTGAATTGCCCTCGATCATCCAAGGCGATGACGCGACCAAACGATGCTGGTGGTGCGGCGACGATCCCTTGTACATCGAATATCACGATACCGAATGGGGATTTCCCGTCTCGGACGACCAACGATTGTTTGAAAAGATTTGTCTCGAGGGATTTCAAGCCGGTTTAAGCTGGATCACGATTCTTAAAAAACGCGAAGCGTTTCGCGAGGCGTTTTGTGATTTTGAATTTGACCGCGTTGCCAAATTCAAACGTACAGACGTAACACGTCTGCTCGGAAACCAAGCCATCGTTCGACACCGAGGCAAAATCGAATCGGTAATCCGTAACGCTCGGATCGCCCAAGAGTTGACGGACGAATTCGGATCATTGGCGAGTTTTTTTTGGCGATATCAAACAAAGGAGAGGGTTGTCCGAAAATCTCGTAGTGAGATCGTCGCAATCTCTCCCGAATCAACCGCGATGAGCAACGATTTGAAAAAGCGAGGCTGGACCTTCGTCGGCCCCACGATCTGTTTCGCGTTCATGCAGGCCATGGGAATCGTAAACGATCACTTAAAAGATTGCCACTTGCACAAGAAAGTAGAGCAGGCTCAAAAGGAATTTCGGGTTCCCTGA
- a CDS encoding DUF3467 domain-containing protein codes for MTFDSDASPDRPDPAENNPALRARVPDHVADGCFSTGAIVMTGPSEYIVDFLQTIGRPHKVASRVVIPHPVMPQFIDALQTNLELYRNRFGDPPSPPVPQPGNEQRRPTPQEIYDDLKLPDDVLSGVYANGVMIGHGASEFGLDFLTSFFPQSAVSARVFVAAGQIPRLLESLKGAVRQLEQRRQGGHGQQGTTPSLESPHPSAPPPESAPPLLEPRKEEDDSDKPEDEDKPPQD; via the coding sequence ATGACTTTTGACTCTGATGCTTCGCCCGATCGGCCTGATCCGGCTGAAAATAATCCGGCTCTCCGGGCACGGGTTCCCGATCATGTTGCCGATGGATGCTTCAGCACGGGCGCGATCGTGATGACGGGTCCAAGCGAATACATTGTCGACTTTCTGCAAACGATTGGTAGACCTCACAAGGTCGCATCGCGAGTCGTCATTCCTCATCCGGTCATGCCCCAGTTCATTGACGCGTTACAAACGAACTTGGAACTGTACCGAAATCGATTTGGCGATCCGCCTTCGCCGCCTGTCCCGCAACCGGGAAATGAACAACGTCGCCCAACGCCGCAAGAAATCTATGACGATCTTAAGTTGCCCGACGATGTGCTTAGCGGCGTGTACGCCAACGGAGTCATGATCGGGCACGGAGCGAGCGAATTTGGGCTCGATTTTTTAACGAGTTTTTTCCCACAGTCGGCTGTCAGTGCACGCGTCTTTGTTGCCGCGGGTCAAATCCCACGCTTGCTCGAATCGTTGAAAGGTGCCGTCCGTCAATTGGAACAACGCCGACAAGGTGGCCATGGTCAACAAGGAACGACACCGTCGCTTGAATCGCCGCACCCTAGCGCACCTCCACCTGAAAGCGCACCACCCTTGCTAGAACCACGCAAGGAAGAAGACGATTCCGACAAGCCCGAAGATGAAGACAAACCACCGCAGGATTAA
- a CDS encoding Maf family protein, giving the protein MSRLPKADLPTEEPLILASQSPRRAQLLTAAGYEFRTQRASDEAECGICSRETAPELVARYAYRKAADIVSKNAIGLVLAADTVAACYGEILGKPYDVEHAESMLRRLSGRKHDVYTGICVWSIATRRCVVEVVRTKLFMQPLSETMLRDYLHSMLWDGKAGAFGYQDGNDWLEVLESGSESNVVGLPMERLSEIFSDFDNLSVAVQ; this is encoded by the coding sequence ATGAGCCGTTTGCCCAAAGCGGACCTTCCGACCGAGGAGCCATTGATCCTGGCTAGCCAATCGCCTCGGCGAGCCCAATTATTGACCGCAGCTGGCTATGAGTTCAGAACTCAGCGGGCTAGCGATGAGGCGGAATGCGGGATCTGCTCTCGCGAAACCGCGCCCGAGCTCGTTGCCCGTTACGCCTATCGTAAAGCAGCCGATATCGTTAGTAAGAATGCGATTGGGCTTGTCCTGGCGGCCGATACGGTGGCGGCCTGTTATGGAGAAATTCTCGGTAAGCCATACGATGTCGAACATGCTGAATCGATGCTTCGCCGGCTGAGCGGACGAAAACATGATGTCTACACCGGGATCTGCGTTTGGTCGATTGCTACGCGGCGCTGCGTTGTCGAAGTGGTCCGTACGAAACTCTTCATGCAACCACTCAGCGAGACGATGCTTCGTGACTATCTCCATTCGATGCTGTGGGATGGAAAAGCCGGTGCGTTCGGTTATCAAGATGGAAACGATTGGCTAGAAGTCCTCGAATCGGGTAGTGAATCAAACGTCGTTGGCTTGCCGATGGAACGACTGAGCGAAATCTTCTCGGACTTCGATAATCTATCGGTTGCGGTTCAATAG
- a CDS encoding type II secretion system F family protein: MKSNSVRLTHLQLASLLEEIASAMQTDIPVSDALRRLQGNRLGRVGKVAGSIAERLEAGQNLQSAFDSIGGAMSVQISAGFFAAQKANQPELLKRLANHLRRRDQYTRSLRLAWFYPILLVFVAFLITVRYLAPMVLANLDGGILWPSWVVTTSQYFVTSWEWPLCGLVLLLFLVSLWFCLKGRFPRSIRMQLFCSTLADELEHDVPDKAAIESAACLSGDPELMAIEDPTLAAPPIQRILSEIRLPTDDISTVDRNRLVIPVLGLVASKHAERAHRQVYFYSRWLPRFAMAVLGGGFIFGYVWFVIGPVYRQVIHW; the protein is encoded by the coding sequence TTGAAATCGAACTCCGTCCGTTTGACTCACCTTCAACTCGCATCCCTGCTCGAAGAGATTGCAAGTGCGATGCAGACGGACATTCCTGTTTCGGATGCACTCCGACGACTTCAAGGCAATCGTTTAGGTCGCGTTGGCAAGGTGGCAGGATCGATCGCCGAACGTTTGGAGGCGGGTCAGAACCTTCAATCGGCGTTTGACAGCATCGGCGGCGCGATGAGCGTTCAAATATCAGCTGGCTTTTTCGCTGCGCAGAAAGCCAACCAACCGGAACTTTTGAAGCGTTTGGCGAATCATCTGCGTCGCCGTGACCAATACACTCGCAGCCTACGTTTGGCTTGGTTCTATCCAATCCTGCTCGTATTTGTCGCTTTCCTTATTACCGTTCGCTACTTGGCCCCGATGGTTTTGGCGAACTTGGACGGTGGCATCCTATGGCCTTCATGGGTTGTCACCACTAGCCAGTATTTTGTGACTTCCTGGGAGTGGCCACTCTGCGGTTTGGTGTTGCTACTTTTTCTCGTTAGCCTCTGGTTTTGCTTGAAGGGGCGATTCCCCCGCTCGATCCGAATGCAATTGTTTTGCAGCACGTTGGCGGACGAGCTGGAACATGATGTGCCGGATAAAGCTGCGATTGAATCGGCAGCCTGTCTTTCTGGTGATCCCGAGTTGATGGCGATCGAAGATCCAACGTTGGCTGCACCACCGATACAGCGAATTCTATCGGAGATCCGTTTGCCGACGGATGACATTTCCACCGTTGATCGGAATCGACTTGTCATACCGGTGCTCGGCTTGGTCGCATCGAAACATGCCGAGCGAGCCCATCGGCAAGTTTATTTTTACTCTCGTTGGCTGCCGCGCTTCGCAATGGCCGTTCTGGGAGGCGGTTTCATTTTTGGCTATGTCTGGTTTGTCATCGGCCCCGTCTATCGCCAGGTAATCCATTGGTAA
- a CDS encoding type II secretion system F family protein produces MKKVIVAILYMLLVLVAVAIAPSILTFIITILFVFIFNDLRSRRFHHFVRTMNAAIRVVVGQGDGLEKVIAAFSRSGPLKWQCYEYLQRLKAGQEPIQAAAVSGVPLELSTAIAIRLPQQEQETVEQRKLGVAPKRTIRSSDRFAPDPTMVPVYGQFIYLILTSLFLVFVIRFQMLFIVPTIEMMLEEFDVATGSSVASPPAMGLETLLLGLLLCIFLATVLLTRGRMARMVLPNWLPATPREAQTKSDLLTGLAEAIEMGLPLEKALSVGHALATNSYQRRDLRELIMQTEKGVPPAVAMQNSGWVNDREANWLAGANPPRFAELLRTFADQKVRDANENAHWFMEIFFPAAILLLGAVVMTYAFGFFNALTAMIKEMAWSYR; encoded by the coding sequence ATGAAAAAAGTAATCGTTGCGATTCTGTATATGTTGCTCGTCTTGGTGGCGGTTGCGATTGCCCCCTCCATCCTGACGTTCATCATTACGATCCTGTTTGTTTTCATCTTTAATGACCTGCGATCAAGGCGTTTTCACCATTTTGTTCGCACGATGAATGCGGCGATCCGTGTCGTCGTCGGCCAAGGAGATGGACTTGAAAAAGTGATTGCAGCGTTTTCGCGGTCGGGACCACTCAAGTGGCAATGTTACGAATATTTACAGCGACTAAAAGCTGGCCAAGAACCGATTCAAGCCGCTGCCGTCTCTGGAGTTCCGCTGGAGTTGTCAACGGCGATTGCGATTCGTCTGCCGCAGCAGGAACAGGAAACGGTTGAGCAACGGAAGCTTGGCGTGGCTCCTAAGCGAACGATCCGATCCAGCGATCGGTTCGCCCCCGATCCAACGATGGTGCCTGTTTACGGCCAATTTATCTATCTCATTCTCACCTCACTTTTTCTGGTTTTTGTGATTCGGTTTCAGATGCTTTTTATCGTGCCAACGATTGAAATGATGTTAGAGGAATTTGATGTCGCTACTGGATCGTCGGTTGCGTCGCCACCTGCAATGGGTTTGGAAACGCTTTTGCTTGGTCTGCTGTTGTGCATTTTCTTGGCAACGGTGTTGCTCACGCGCGGGCGGATGGCGCGGATGGTGTTGCCCAACTGGCTCCCGGCGACCCCGCGTGAGGCGCAGACGAAATCGGACCTCCTCACCGGACTTGCCGAAGCGATTGAGATGGGATTGCCATTGGAGAAAGCATTGTCCGTTGGCCATGCCTTGGCGACCAATTCCTATCAACGACGTGATCTTCGCGAGTTGATCATGCAGACGGAGAAGGGTGTGCCGCCAGCGGTTGCGATGCAAAATAGCGGCTGGGTCAATGACCGCGAGGCCAATTGGTTGGCGGGAGCGAATCCGCCCCGTTTCGCAGAGCTGCTTCGCACGTTCGCTGACCAAAAAGTTCGTGATGCGAATGAAAACGCTCACTGGTTCATGGAGATATTTTTTCCAGCGGCGATTCTGCTGCTAGGAGCCGTCGTGATGACTTACGCTTTTGGATTTTTCAACGCCTTGACTGCAATGATCAAAGAAATGGCTTGGTCGTATCGGTAA
- a CDS encoding PulJ/GspJ family protein: MNKYRGLSGRPRSGMTILETMAVMSMFLMFAMMATGILRAVTQLGTRTGEASQVRRNVVRLADRIRADARIADKIVAEAGTFPMQIHSGDDRMDYEWDPLATALRRSKFRSGKRIEVDSYSLPPKESSGQSYEIKIDDQILSIGFPSEERTARWVIESPIGSARN; the protein is encoded by the coding sequence ATGAATAAGTATCGAGGTTTAAGCGGTCGCCCCCGTTCGGGAATGACGATATTGGAAACGATGGCGGTCATGTCAATGTTTTTAATGTTCGCGATGATGGCGACTGGGATCCTGCGAGCGGTCACACAATTAGGAACGCGAACGGGTGAAGCAAGCCAAGTTCGCCGCAACGTGGTGCGGCTAGCGGATCGAATCCGGGCAGACGCTAGAATCGCTGATAAGATTGTCGCCGAAGCGGGAACGTTCCCCATGCAGATTCATTCAGGGGATGATCGCATGGACTATGAATGGGATCCACTCGCAACCGCGCTGCGCCGGTCGAAATTCCGATCGGGCAAACGGATCGAAGTGGATTCATACTCGTTACCTCCTAAAGAGTCATCGGGGCAGTCTTACGAAATCAAGATCGATGATCAAATTCTATCGATAGGTTTTCCGAGCGAAGAGCGAACCGCACGCTGGGTCATTGAATCGCCGATTGGTTCAGCCAGAAACTAG
- a CDS encoding polysaccharide biosynthesis tyrosine autokinase, whose product MAEPAAGSSSPDLVAALWRYRWAVVLAGIAGAVLGFLIFLKLPETFESATRLMVESDQPAILDSATGDLVGGVPSIEILESQLFSDRVVSMAFQDPRMVPFHEQFLGNPGEFIKMSRESLELESEITDVRSAQSLVAVLRFQHTDPELAEAAVKSFSDALQKFFNERHRSSRGDLLRLISVAIEQLHPKMSELERQYRDFRRDAPLVWNTDGSAINPHRERQLFLVGRRSEMVEQMRQKAILLASVESIAKQTEDPRIALNVIGQLFNIRLALPYDSDKIAQHLESEDDQLMQLQIDQQLIPLMIERNKMVSEFGAEHPTVRQLDKELSMMKEELGRIVREQVARIMTIREENAIEISDPKVEARSAIDAILMASKAEVQLVEDQIGQLEKQIEEEKQEAIKLAKFEQDDAGMLREIERNHELMSQLEEQMARVSLTEEGGGTRVIELTAPSMAYLISPIIYKCLGIGVFLGLAMGSGLAILLEKNANTFRDPEEIQELLGAPVLTHVPFFKARPKRIKQGEEDPYKDLDTSLAVLHHPSSVAAEAVRSMRTALFFDLAGIQGGKVVQVTSPLPGDGKTTVAGNLAVSIAQSGKRVLAIDCDLRRPQLTDNFAMQDQLGLTNVLNGECDPSDASHQTPVATLRIMPSGPIPANPAEALTLPEMGELLEMLREQYDYVVVDTPPLLVVTDPSITASMVDGVVLTIRVRRKSKPNARESVNILRTVGARILGIAINNSDESGSSDGYKGYGYYRYGRYTNRYHRRKKGTYYRRNGRSSAEPIVIEGRQFGAPRGPVAAKVSRGDE is encoded by the coding sequence ATGGCAGAACCTGCTGCCGGCTCGAGTTCGCCCGACCTAGTGGCTGCCCTGTGGCGATATCGCTGGGCAGTCGTGCTCGCTGGAATCGCTGGTGCGGTACTCGGCTTTTTGATCTTTTTGAAGTTGCCTGAAACGTTCGAATCCGCCACTCGATTGATGGTCGAATCGGATCAACCCGCGATTTTAGACTCCGCGACCGGTGATTTGGTCGGTGGTGTCCCGAGCATTGAGATACTGGAGTCCCAGCTATTCAGTGACCGAGTGGTCTCGATGGCATTTCAAGATCCACGAATGGTCCCGTTCCACGAGCAATTCCTGGGGAATCCAGGTGAGTTCATCAAGATGTCTCGCGAATCGCTGGAGTTGGAGTCCGAAATCACGGACGTCCGATCCGCTCAATCGTTGGTAGCCGTTTTGCGGTTCCAGCACACCGATCCTGAATTAGCCGAAGCGGCCGTCAAATCGTTTAGTGACGCGTTGCAGAAATTCTTTAATGAACGGCACCGAAGTTCGCGAGGCGACTTATTGCGTCTGATCTCGGTCGCGATCGAGCAGTTGCATCCAAAAATGTCCGAATTGGAACGCCAATACCGCGATTTCCGCCGTGATGCACCTTTGGTATGGAACACCGACGGCTCCGCGATCAACCCACACCGCGAACGACAATTGTTCCTGGTCGGTCGCCGCAGTGAGATGGTCGAGCAAATGCGACAAAAGGCAATCTTGTTGGCGTCCGTCGAATCGATTGCCAAACAGACCGAAGACCCACGTATTGCCCTCAACGTGATTGGCCAACTTTTCAACATTCGACTCGCCTTGCCTTATGACTCCGATAAAATCGCACAACATCTAGAGAGCGAAGATGATCAGTTGATGCAATTGCAAATTGACCAGCAGTTGATTCCTCTAATGATCGAACGCAACAAGATGGTCAGCGAGTTTGGGGCCGAGCATCCGACCGTCCGCCAGTTGGACAAAGAATTGTCGATGATGAAAGAAGAACTTGGCCGTATCGTCCGCGAACAGGTTGCTCGAATCATGACGATTCGCGAGGAGAATGCGATCGAGATTTCGGACCCGAAAGTCGAGGCCCGTTCCGCAATCGATGCGATTCTGATGGCGTCGAAAGCCGAGGTTCAATTGGTTGAAGACCAGATTGGACAACTGGAAAAACAGATTGAAGAAGAAAAGCAAGAAGCGATTAAGCTGGCGAAGTTCGAGCAAGATGACGCGGGGATGCTCCGAGAAATCGAACGCAACCATGAATTGATGAGCCAATTGGAAGAGCAAATGGCTCGTGTTTCACTGACCGAAGAGGGGGGTGGAACCCGCGTCATCGAACTGACCGCGCCTTCCATGGCTTACTTGATTAGCCCGATTATCTACAAGTGCCTCGGTATCGGCGTTTTCCTAGGTTTGGCGATGGGCTCCGGTTTGGCAATCCTTCTTGAGAAAAATGCCAATACATTCCGAGACCCTGAAGAGATCCAGGAGTTGTTGGGAGCACCGGTTCTGACCCATGTGCCCTTCTTCAAAGCCCGTCCAAAACGGATCAAACAGGGCGAAGAGGATCCATACAAGGATCTCGACACGTCGTTGGCGGTGCTCCACCATCCATCCTCGGTTGCTGCCGAAGCGGTCCGGTCAATGCGAACCGCACTGTTCTTTGATCTGGCAGGAATCCAAGGGGGTAAAGTGGTCCAAGTCACGAGCCCATTACCAGGTGATGGTAAGACCACCGTCGCAGGTAACTTGGCCGTCTCGATCGCGCAAAGCGGGAAACGAGTCCTCGCGATCGATTGTGACCTTCGCCGTCCACAATTGACCGATAATTTCGCGATGCAAGATCAGTTGGGATTGACCAACGTTCTCAATGGCGAATGTGATCCAAGTGACGCCAGTCACCAAACGCCTGTTGCAACGCTGCGGATCATGCCGAGTGGCCCCATCCCGGCGAACCCCGCCGAAGCTTTGACGTTACCCGAAATGGGCGAATTGCTTGAAATGCTTCGGGAACAATACGACTATGTTGTCGTCGATACACCCCCCTTGTTGGTCGTAACCGACCCTAGCATTACTGCCAGCATGGTTGATGGAGTGGTCCTCACGATTCGTGTGCGTCGGAAGAGCAAGCCAAATGCGAGAGAATCCGTAAATATTCTGCGGACGGTCGGTGCTCGAATACTGGGCATTGCAATCAACAATTCGGACGAATCCGGATCGAGCGATGGCTACAAGGGTTATGGGTACTATCGTTACGGCAGATACACAAACCGCTACCATCGTCGCAAGAAAGGAACTTACTATCGTCGAAACGGCAGGTCCAGTGCCGAGCCCATCGTTATCGAAGGACGGCAGTTTGGAGCACCTCGCGGCCCAGTCGCTGCAAAGGTCTCTCGCGGCGATGAATAA
- the xrtU gene encoding exosortase U: MTSMPSTLSDSATTADVDSSHSFKKLFSPWVWFWGAFALVSLPMLVPYFIGMWRLEHYQYFPFVFIVVGALAYSRIDRETPIRGPQSLSLWIVLLAAAGLICSSLVFSSTWFAAVGFVLIGIAFFGSQAGTVDETLLALSVPLLMLVRLPVGLDQILIKQLQGVTTQLASVLLDVIGVTHAVQGNIIQLAGRELLVAEACSGVQSVFTLAFLASVIIAYFRRRLWLLPFYVFISLLLAIFGNVIRVTTVAVAEYFWGMDLANGLAHDMIGYIALAIAGLLLLSFDQLVITILHPASDFGDDMSTNPFLRVWDYFVSDSDARVEYSRGAYSQEAVGLETRDTEQGVFSSKKLEPFLRNRVVWASMLGIAAVLTIGATIRASNAAIETPMASLVKDFMIYEPTSQLLDGEVGALNFVDHRISRGGSDPKLGKNSDVWTYEFDNNEGQFVISQTYTGWHELCVCYENMEWKLIDREVCAPLSTDDADFIVSAVSDQTAAPMEAEPNADESYVTGKFKQENGTYGYLIFGAVFKDGTICPAPSNLGAYGARFLSRLELYGVVDRQELVMVQLWFVSPRKLEPELLDKLKIGFEKSRQHVADAMASKASGSSTAMLEASRQTDSEQLVLSEPMAAKP; encoded by the coding sequence ATGACTTCGATGCCTAGCACGCTATCTGACTCCGCGACCACCGCCGACGTGGATTCCTCACATAGTTTCAAAAAACTGTTTTCGCCCTGGGTATGGTTTTGGGGAGCTTTTGCACTCGTTTCTTTGCCGATGCTCGTTCCCTACTTTATTGGGATGTGGCGACTGGAGCACTACCAGTACTTTCCGTTTGTCTTTATTGTCGTCGGTGCGTTGGCCTATTCGCGGATTGACCGTGAAACGCCGATTCGAGGGCCACAATCATTGTCGCTATGGATTGTCTTGTTGGCTGCCGCTGGCTTGATCTGCTCCAGTTTGGTCTTTAGCTCGACTTGGTTCGCAGCCGTCGGTTTTGTGTTGATAGGAATTGCCTTTTTTGGCTCACAGGCGGGAACGGTCGACGAAACGCTGCTTGCGTTATCGGTCCCGCTGCTGATGCTGGTTCGATTGCCGGTCGGCTTAGACCAGATATTGATCAAGCAGTTGCAGGGCGTGACGACTCAATTAGCCAGTGTTTTGCTCGATGTGATCGGTGTGACGCACGCGGTTCAGGGCAATATCATTCAACTGGCTGGGCGTGAGCTGTTGGTGGCCGAAGCTTGCAGTGGTGTTCAGTCGGTATTCACGCTTGCGTTCCTGGCAAGTGTGATTATCGCCTACTTCCGACGGCGATTGTGGTTGCTGCCATTTTATGTGTTCATCTCACTCCTATTAGCGATTTTTGGAAACGTGATTCGAGTCACAACGGTCGCGGTTGCAGAGTATTTTTGGGGAATGGATCTAGCCAATGGCCTGGCCCACGACATGATTGGCTACATTGCCTTAGCGATCGCTGGCCTCTTATTGCTGTCGTTTGACCAACTTGTCATCACCATATTGCATCCCGCATCGGACTTTGGCGACGACATGTCGACCAACCCGTTTCTTCGCGTTTGGGATTACTTCGTTTCGGATTCCGATGCCCGCGTCGAATATTCGCGTGGTGCTTATTCGCAAGAGGCGGTTGGCTTGGAAACCCGGGATACCGAACAGGGGGTCTTTAGCTCCAAGAAACTTGAACCCTTCTTGCGAAACCGTGTTGTATGGGCATCGATGTTGGGCATCGCAGCCGTCTTGACCATTGGTGCAACGATTCGCGCTTCGAACGCCGCGATTGAAACGCCGATGGCTAGTTTGGTGAAGGATTTTATGATCTACGAACCGACCAGCCAATTGCTCGATGGTGAAGTAGGTGCGTTGAATTTCGTAGACCATCGGATTAGCCGGGGTGGATCCGATCCCAAACTCGGAAAAAACTCAGACGTTTGGACGTATGAATTTGACAACAACGAGGGCCAATTCGTCATTAGCCAAACCTATACCGGGTGGCATGAGTTGTGCGTATGCTACGAGAACATGGAGTGGAAGCTGATCGATCGGGAGGTTTGCGCTCCTTTGTCGACCGATGACGCTGACTTCATCGTCTCAGCGGTATCCGATCAAACCGCCGCTCCGATGGAGGCTGAACCGAATGCTGACGAATCGTATGTAACCGGCAAATTCAAACAAGAAAATGGAACGTACGGTTATTTGATTTTTGGTGCTGTCTTCAAGGATGGCACGATCTGCCCAGCTCCATCCAATTTGGGTGCCTATGGAGCACGGTTTCTCAGCCGGTTGGAACTCTATGGCGTCGTTGATCGACAAGAGCTTGTGATGGTCCAACTTTGGTTTGTTTCCCCACGAAAATTAGAACCCGAGCTCTTGGACAAACTGAAGATTGGTTTTGAAAAATCCAGACAGCATGTCGCCGACGCGATGGCCAGCAAAGCATCGGGTTCCTCGACCGCAATGTTGGAAGCGAGCAGGCAAACGGACAGCGAGCAGCTTGTTCTGAGCGAGCCGATGGCTGCAAAACCTTAG
- a CDS encoding tetratricopeptide repeat protein, protein MTSLRYLNPLQWGRWFAQFVHAWAVSIPWDSAPKAIPALLLLLVLLVTGVIAYSDGNRWRSNLMGKQFRTAWEADDFETAELILRRQIKDRPDDTQLMFRLGLAMQEQDKKEQTTELMRRLVALRKHEPAARWLLQNEYVGGSWNELEVSAQDELGALLTLLHEENPKDFSVKRLYADYLIATHKEEAAIPVLAQLAAVQPMQGLRAAAIAKNAGQEGVSSRLAEQTLSAVNKLYEEEPTNARIGLAAAQNLLFLNRHKECVDTLSLALKRAKTPEDAQMLRIALGDAIVAWVTYIEENPNASRDDDDGLKSLQMLQMALQFAPNNPRVLTLVVDRVLKAATQDSEEINLIREALVKGTSPGIAHFIRGTAALVNGDNETAERHLSLAVEMLPRSGAILNNLAVAMATREDADMERALKISNSAIENTPNASPHFFETRGQILVKLERYDEAIPDLERALAVDTLAANAHAALAKCYDSIGEKEIAEQHREAAEERKAATK, encoded by the coding sequence ATGACATCTTTACGCTACCTCAACCCGCTCCAATGGGGCCGTTGGTTTGCTCAATTCGTACATGCTTGGGCAGTATCGATCCCCTGGGACAGCGCCCCCAAAGCGATTCCAGCATTACTGTTACTTCTCGTTCTGCTTGTGACGGGCGTGATTGCTTATTCCGACGGTAATCGTTGGCGCAGTAATCTGATGGGCAAACAATTCCGAACAGCTTGGGAAGCAGATGATTTCGAGACGGCTGAACTCATTCTGCGTCGTCAAATCAAAGATCGTCCCGATGATACTCAGTTGATGTTTCGGCTTGGACTGGCAATGCAAGAACAGGACAAGAAAGAGCAGACGACCGAATTGATGCGTCGGCTTGTGGCTTTACGAAAGCATGAACCCGCCGCGCGTTGGTTGCTGCAAAACGAGTACGTTGGCGGCAGTTGGAACGAGCTTGAAGTTTCCGCGCAAGACGAGCTAGGCGCCTTGTTGACGCTGTTGCACGAAGAAAATCCGAAAGACTTCAGCGTCAAAAGGTTGTATGCAGACTATTTGATTGCAACACACAAGGAAGAAGCGGCGATTCCAGTCCTTGCACAATTAGCGGCCGTTCAACCAATGCAAGGTTTGCGTGCTGCTGCAATCGCAAAGAACGCAGGGCAAGAAGGCGTCTCATCGCGATTGGCCGAACAAACACTGTCGGCGGTAAACAAGTTATACGAGGAAGAACCGACGAACGCCCGTATCGGTTTAGCAGCCGCCCAAAACCTATTGTTTCTCAATCGCCACAAGGAGTGCGTTGATACATTGTCGCTCGCTCTGAAACGTGCCAAGACACCCGAGGACGCACAAATGCTTCGCATCGCATTGGGCGACGCAATTGTTGCTTGGGTGACCTACATCGAAGAGAATCCAAACGCATCAAGAGATGACGATGACGGGCTAAAGTCGCTGCAGATGCTGCAGATGGCCCTACAGTTCGCTCCAAACAATCCTCGTGTTCTCACCCTCGTCGTCGATCGTGTGCTGAAAGCAGCGACGCAGGATAGCGAAGAAATAAATTTGATCCGAGAAGCGTTGGTTAAAGGCACATCACCAGGGATTGCGCACTTTATTCGAGGCACGGCCGCATTAGTGAATGGTGACAACGAGACGGCAGAGCGGCACTTGTCATTAGCCGTCGAAATGCTGCCACGCAGCGGAGCGATTTTGAACAACTTAGCTGTTGCCATGGCCACTCGCGAAGACGCCGATATGGAGAGAGCTTTAAAAATCTCGAACTCAGCGATCGAAAACACACCGAACGCGTCGCCCCACTTTTTCGAGACTCGTGGCCAAATCCTGGTCAAACTTGAACGCTACGATGAAGCAATTCCCGATTTAGAACGCGCCTTGGCGGTTGACACTCTAGCCGCCAATGCTCACGCTGCCCTTGCCAAATGCTACGACTCCATCGGTGAGAAAGAGATTGCTGAGCAGCACCGAGAAGCTGCCGAAGAAAGAAAAGCAGCTACGAAATAA
- a CDS encoding acyl-CoA thioesterase: MREQTIELRVRYDEADPMGFVHHSNYLRYFEIGRTELLRSAGGCYRDMEAAGQLVVVVRVDCRYRKPAMYDDLIQVTTRIDKVTAAKIIHHYKITRGTDSIVDAIVTLAVVDRSGRLQRVPESLIDLYGETGN, encoded by the coding sequence ATGCGAGAGCAAACCATCGAACTGCGAGTTCGATACGACGAAGCCGACCCGATGGGGTTCGTTCATCACTCCAATTACTTGCGTTACTTTGAAATCGGACGCACGGAGTTGTTACGATCCGCGGGCGGATGCTATCGCGACATGGAGGCCGCTGGTCAATTGGTCGTGGTGGTCCGTGTCGATTGTCGTTACCGCAAACCAGCGATGTATGACGACTTGATCCAAGTCACGACACGAATTGACAAGGTGACGGCTGCGAAAATCATCCATCATTACAAGATCACGCGAGGCACCGATTCGATTGTCGATGCGATCGTCACGTTGGCGGTTGTCGACCGCAGCGGACGTTTGCAGCGCGTCCCCGAATCGCTCATTGACCTTTATGGTGAGACAGGCAACTGA